In Xiphophorus maculatus strain JP 163 A chromosome 2, X_maculatus-5.0-male, whole genome shotgun sequence, one genomic interval encodes:
- the nuak1 gene encoding NUAK family SNF1-like kinase 1 isoform X1: METAYLSPRRGAARPESLRGQSAAGRPAAGVPSPPTPPPASPAGASPEDTPAQGDGRRNSGVKKHHHKHNLKHRYELLETLGRGTYGKVKKAIERHSGREVAIKSIRKEKIKDEQDMVHIRREIEIMSSLRHPHIISIYEVFENKDKIVIVMEYASKGELYDYISERRRLSERETRHFFRQIVSAVHHCHKNGVVHRDLKLENVLLDENCNIKIADFGLSNLYHKDKLLQTFCGSPLYASPEIVNGRPYRGPEVRLSEASNDPDCSDVDSWALGVLLYTLVYGTMPFDGGDHKKLIRQISNGEYKEPTQSSDARGLIRWMLMVNPERRATVEDIANHWWVNWGWKNSVCDCEGQRDHGGSPMLARFIDWQNRTEPRSTGAKAAAIPQILRQRPKKSKKENVEAGQSQEGAEDKPGLKRPKGILKTRVTEEQTSASPEEVELSRGALPQQADGGEEASSPDREENEPVLGGGSPAKMVPSLPKKGILKNNQQRESGYYSSPERSESSELLGGASMSLVATSPPKRMMGRKGILKRNGKYSTYSGLPSSAAVAGVLGEPPPTTDSGLSRSQSRPSSIVGEDSSVLSLSPSSLGGAEWHPSTPHLRTNIRACVSAENLLQLANFKGLQTAPPIQGPKFSRGSKMKGSPGDNGSFSLLGDLEDMTQVYQQALDISNNLT, from the exons ATGGAGACCGCTTATTTATCACCCCGCCGGGGTGCCGCCCGTCCCGAGTCCCTGAGGGGTCAAAGCGCGGCGGGCAGACCGGCGGCGGGTGTCCCCTCCCCTCCTACTCCACCTCCGGCCTCACCTGCCGGCGCCTCACCCGAGGATACCCCGGCACAAGGCGACGGTCGGCGGAACTCGGGCGTGAAGAAGCACCACCACAAGCACAACCTCAAACACCGCTACGAGCTCCTGGAGACGCTGGGAAGAGGCACCTACGGCAAAGTCAAGAAGGCTATTGAGCGGCACTCCGGCAGAGAG gTGGCGATCAAATCAATTCGGAAGGAGAAGATCAAGGATGAGCAGGACATGGTGCACATCCGCAGAGAGATCGAAATCATGTCATCCCTCCGCCACCCACACATCATCTCTATATACGAAG TGTTTGAGAACAAGGACAAGATTGTGATTGTCATGGAGTATGCCAGTAAGGGGGAGCTGTACGACTACATCAGCGAGCGTAGGCGCCTTAGTGAGCGGGAGACACGACACTTCTTCAGACAAATAGTCTCTGCTGTGCACCACTGCCACAAG aATGGAGTGGTGCACAGGGATCTGAAACTGGAAAACGTGCTACTGGATGAAAACTGCAATATTAAG ATCGCTGATTTTGGATTGTCCAACCTCTACCATAAGGACAAGCTGCTGCAAACTTTCTGTGGAAGCCCCCTTTATGCTTCACCAGAGATTGTCAATGGAAGACCATACCGTGGCCCGGAGGTGAGGCTCAGTGAAGCAAGCAATGATCCAGACTGTTCTGAT GTGGACAGCTGGGCTCTCGGAGTGCTGCTGTATACCCTGGTCTATGGAACCATGCCTTTTGATGGGGGAGACCACAAGAAGCTCATTCGTCAGATAAGCAATGGTGAATACAAAGAGCCCACTCAGTCTTCAG ATGCCCGTGGACTGATCCGCTGGATGCTGATGGTGAACCCCGAGCGGCGAGCCACAGTAGAGGACATAGCCAATCACTGGTGGGTAAACTGGGGCTGGAAAAACAGCGTCTGTGACTGTGAGGGCCAGCGCGACCACGGTGGCTCGCCCATGCTTGCCCGTTTCATCGACTGGCAGAATCGCACTGAGCCACGTAGTACCGGAGCCAAAGCTGCTGCCATACCCCAGATCCTGCGGCAGAGGCCCAAGAAATCAAAGAAGGAAAACGTTGAAGCTGGCCAGTCCCAAGAGGGCGCAGAGGATAAACCAGGTTTGAAGAGACCCAAGGGCATTTTGAAGACAAGGGTCACTGAGGAGCAAACGTCCGCCAGTCCTGAAGAAGTGGAGCTGAGTCGAGGGGCACTGCCTCAACAAGCTGACGGTGGAGAGGAGGCTTCAAGCCCTGACAGAGAGGAAAACGAGCCAGTGTTGGGAGGTGGCTCACCAGCCAAGATGGTACCGTCTCTACCAAAGAAAGGCATCTTGAAAAACAACCAACAGCGGGAATCAGGGTACTACTCTTCCCCGGAGCGCAGTGAATCCTCTGAGCTTTTAGGAGGTGCCAGCATGTCTCTGGTAGCTACCTCCCCTCCTAAGCGAATGATGGGAAGGAAGGGCATTCTGAAGCGAAATGGCAAGTACTCCACCTACAGTGGGCTGCCCTCTTCGGCAGCAGTAGCAGGGGTCCTAGGCGAGCCTCCTCCCACAACCGACTCGGGCCTGTCCCGCAGTCAGAGTCGGCCCTCCAGCATCGTGGGGGAGGACAGCTCTGTTCTGTCGCTATCGCCGAGTTCCCTCGGTGGAGCCGAGTGGCATCCCTCCACCCCACACCTCCGCACCAACATCAGGGCTTGCGTCTCAGCCGAAAACCTGCTTCAGCTCGCCAACTTCAAAGGTCTTCAGACCGCGCCGCCCATCCAAGGTCCGAAGTTTAGTCGCGGCTCCAAAATGAAAGGCTCTCCGGGGGACAACGGCAGCTTCTCCCTGCTTGGGGATCTGGAAGACATGACTCAGGTGTACCAGCAAGCCCTGGACATCAGCAACAATCTCACCTAA
- the nuak1 gene encoding NUAK family SNF1-like kinase 1 isoform X2, whose product METAYLSPRRGAARPESLRGQSAAGRPAAGVPSPPTPPPASPAGASPEDTPAQGDGRRNSGVKKHHHKHNLKHRYELLETLGRGTYGKVKKAIERHSGREVAIKSIRKEKIKDEQDMVHIRREIEIMSSLRHPHIISIYEVFENKDKIVIVMEYASKGELYDYISERRRLSERETRHFFRQIVSAVHHCHKNGVVHRDLKLENVLLDENCNIKIADFGLSNLYHKDKLLQTFCGSPLYASPEIVNGRPYRGPEVDSWALGVLLYTLVYGTMPFDGGDHKKLIRQISNGEYKEPTQSSDARGLIRWMLMVNPERRATVEDIANHWWVNWGWKNSVCDCEGQRDHGGSPMLARFIDWQNRTEPRSTGAKAAAIPQILRQRPKKSKKENVEAGQSQEGAEDKPGLKRPKGILKTRVTEEQTSASPEEVELSRGALPQQADGGEEASSPDREENEPVLGGGSPAKMVPSLPKKGILKNNQQRESGYYSSPERSESSELLGGASMSLVATSPPKRMMGRKGILKRNGKYSTYSGLPSSAAVAGVLGEPPPTTDSGLSRSQSRPSSIVGEDSSVLSLSPSSLGGAEWHPSTPHLRTNIRACVSAENLLQLANFKGLQTAPPIQGPKFSRGSKMKGSPGDNGSFSLLGDLEDMTQVYQQALDISNNLT is encoded by the exons ATGGAGACCGCTTATTTATCACCCCGCCGGGGTGCCGCCCGTCCCGAGTCCCTGAGGGGTCAAAGCGCGGCGGGCAGACCGGCGGCGGGTGTCCCCTCCCCTCCTACTCCACCTCCGGCCTCACCTGCCGGCGCCTCACCCGAGGATACCCCGGCACAAGGCGACGGTCGGCGGAACTCGGGCGTGAAGAAGCACCACCACAAGCACAACCTCAAACACCGCTACGAGCTCCTGGAGACGCTGGGAAGAGGCACCTACGGCAAAGTCAAGAAGGCTATTGAGCGGCACTCCGGCAGAGAG gTGGCGATCAAATCAATTCGGAAGGAGAAGATCAAGGATGAGCAGGACATGGTGCACATCCGCAGAGAGATCGAAATCATGTCATCCCTCCGCCACCCACACATCATCTCTATATACGAAG TGTTTGAGAACAAGGACAAGATTGTGATTGTCATGGAGTATGCCAGTAAGGGGGAGCTGTACGACTACATCAGCGAGCGTAGGCGCCTTAGTGAGCGGGAGACACGACACTTCTTCAGACAAATAGTCTCTGCTGTGCACCACTGCCACAAG aATGGAGTGGTGCACAGGGATCTGAAACTGGAAAACGTGCTACTGGATGAAAACTGCAATATTAAG ATCGCTGATTTTGGATTGTCCAACCTCTACCATAAGGACAAGCTGCTGCAAACTTTCTGTGGAAGCCCCCTTTATGCTTCACCAGAGATTGTCAATGGAAGACCATACCGTGGCCCGGAG GTGGACAGCTGGGCTCTCGGAGTGCTGCTGTATACCCTGGTCTATGGAACCATGCCTTTTGATGGGGGAGACCACAAGAAGCTCATTCGTCAGATAAGCAATGGTGAATACAAAGAGCCCACTCAGTCTTCAG ATGCCCGTGGACTGATCCGCTGGATGCTGATGGTGAACCCCGAGCGGCGAGCCACAGTAGAGGACATAGCCAATCACTGGTGGGTAAACTGGGGCTGGAAAAACAGCGTCTGTGACTGTGAGGGCCAGCGCGACCACGGTGGCTCGCCCATGCTTGCCCGTTTCATCGACTGGCAGAATCGCACTGAGCCACGTAGTACCGGAGCCAAAGCTGCTGCCATACCCCAGATCCTGCGGCAGAGGCCCAAGAAATCAAAGAAGGAAAACGTTGAAGCTGGCCAGTCCCAAGAGGGCGCAGAGGATAAACCAGGTTTGAAGAGACCCAAGGGCATTTTGAAGACAAGGGTCACTGAGGAGCAAACGTCCGCCAGTCCTGAAGAAGTGGAGCTGAGTCGAGGGGCACTGCCTCAACAAGCTGACGGTGGAGAGGAGGCTTCAAGCCCTGACAGAGAGGAAAACGAGCCAGTGTTGGGAGGTGGCTCACCAGCCAAGATGGTACCGTCTCTACCAAAGAAAGGCATCTTGAAAAACAACCAACAGCGGGAATCAGGGTACTACTCTTCCCCGGAGCGCAGTGAATCCTCTGAGCTTTTAGGAGGTGCCAGCATGTCTCTGGTAGCTACCTCCCCTCCTAAGCGAATGATGGGAAGGAAGGGCATTCTGAAGCGAAATGGCAAGTACTCCACCTACAGTGGGCTGCCCTCTTCGGCAGCAGTAGCAGGGGTCCTAGGCGAGCCTCCTCCCACAACCGACTCGGGCCTGTCCCGCAGTCAGAGTCGGCCCTCCAGCATCGTGGGGGAGGACAGCTCTGTTCTGTCGCTATCGCCGAGTTCCCTCGGTGGAGCCGAGTGGCATCCCTCCACCCCACACCTCCGCACCAACATCAGGGCTTGCGTCTCAGCCGAAAACCTGCTTCAGCTCGCCAACTTCAAAGGTCTTCAGACCGCGCCGCCCATCCAAGGTCCGAAGTTTAGTCGCGGCTCCAAAATGAAAGGCTCTCCGGGGGACAACGGCAGCTTCTCCCTGCTTGGGGATCTGGAAGACATGACTCAGGTGTACCAGCAAGCCCTGGACATCAGCAACAATCTCACCTAA